Proteins from a genomic interval of Paraconexibacter algicola:
- a CDS encoding aspartate carbamoyltransferase catalytic subunit — protein MKHLLSIHDLDRAAIERICDRAASFAEVGDREIKKVPALRGRTVLNLFYEASTRTRSSFELAAKRLSADVVNFAASGSSVEKGESLKDTVLTLSSHKPDAIVIRTPWAGSADLVSGWTDASIVNAGDGKREHPTQALLDVYTLRRRLGSLDGRRIWIVGDVLHSRVARSNILAFAKMGAQVTVCGPPTLLPRDIEDALPCAVSYTLAGIEEADVIYALRMQNERMHDSYVPSLREYAAQYQINARRLDPQQIVMHPGPVNRGVELSGEVVDSPQAVITMQVEAGVVVRMAVLYEVLAGSRAPQPPEVAPVPSTQQGVAS, from the coding sequence ATGAAGCACCTCCTGTCGATCCACGACCTCGACCGGGCCGCGATCGAGCGCATCTGCGACCGCGCCGCCTCGTTCGCCGAGGTCGGCGACCGCGAGATCAAGAAGGTCCCGGCGCTGCGCGGCCGGACCGTCCTGAACCTCTTCTACGAGGCGTCGACGCGGACGCGCAGCTCGTTCGAGCTCGCCGCCAAGCGCCTCTCCGCCGACGTCGTGAACTTCGCGGCGAGCGGCTCGAGCGTCGAGAAGGGCGAGTCGCTGAAGGACACGGTGCTGACGCTCTCCTCGCACAAGCCGGACGCGATCGTGATCCGCACCCCGTGGGCGGGCAGCGCCGACCTCGTCAGCGGCTGGACCGACGCGTCGATCGTCAACGCCGGCGACGGCAAGCGCGAGCACCCGACCCAGGCGCTGCTGGACGTCTACACGCTGCGCCGCCGGCTCGGCAGCCTCGACGGGCGCCGCATCTGGATCGTCGGGGACGTCCTGCACAGCCGCGTCGCCCGCTCGAACATCCTCGCGTTCGCGAAGATGGGCGCGCAGGTCACCGTCTGCGGGCCACCGACGCTGCTGCCGCGCGACATCGAGGACGCGCTCCCGTGCGCGGTCTCCTACACGCTCGCGGGGATCGAGGAGGCGGACGTCATCTACGCGCTGCGGATGCAGAACGAGCGGATGCACGACAGCTACGTGCCGTCGCTGCGCGAGTACGCCGCCCAGTACCAGATCAACGCGCGGCGCCTGGACCCGCAGCAGATCGTCATGCACCCCGGCCCGGTCAACCGCGGCGTCGAGCTCAGCGGCGAGGTCGTCGACTCCCCGCAGGCCGTGATCACCATGCAGGTGGAGGCCGGGGTCGTCGTGCGGATGGCGGTCCTCTACGAGGTGCTCGCGGGCTCGCGCGCGCCGCAGCCACCGGAGGTCGCGCCCGTGCCGTCCACCCAGCAGGGAGTCGCCTCGTGA
- a CDS encoding RNA-binding S4 domain-containing protein: MREIPLRDGMIRLGQLLKLADLVDSGGEVRWFLDEAEITVNGEPESRRGRQLVPGDVVVVNGEELRLVAT; encoded by the coding sequence ATGCGCGAGATCCCCCTGCGTGACGGCATGATCCGGCTCGGCCAGCTGCTGAAGCTCGCCGATCTCGTCGACAGCGGCGGGGAGGTCCGCTGGTTCCTCGACGAGGCGGAGATCACCGTCAACGGGGAGCCCGAGAGCCGCCGGGGCCGCCAGCTGGTCCCGGGGGACGTCGTCGTGGTGAACGGGGAGGAGCTGCGGCTCGTCGCGACATGA
- a CDS encoding dihydroorotase, producing MSTAQPLVHRAGPAATLVVRGAHVLDPRTGIDAPMDVLVRDGVIAEIAQPGLAVVPDGAEEIDGTGRHLFPAFVDPHVHLRTPGQEHKEDLDTGTRSGAAGGYCALVCMPNTTPVLDSAPLLRSLREEAARHARIPVGVMPAITRNMEGHELTDMAELREEGAVGFTDDGRPVVSAGMLRKALRYQKLCGGVIALHEEDPTLSAGGSMREGAVSALLGVGGIPSISESTMVARDCAIAGYEGARVHMQHLSSIDSVRAIRDAKARGVQVTCEASPHHLCLTDESIRESLDTAKKMNPPLGTEEDRQALIAGLLDGTVDCIATDHAPHARDEKEVPFEQAPMGTTGLETAFASVYTDLVLPGVLPLALVVEKLTSGLALLDLLTPRVEVGAPANLTLLDLAQEWTVGEHGYHSRSANNCFAGRRLHGRVLLTVAAGAVVHRTPETTSS from the coding sequence GTGAGCACCGCCCAGCCACTCGTCCACCGCGCCGGCCCGGCCGCCACGCTCGTCGTCCGCGGCGCGCACGTCCTCGATCCGCGCACCGGCATCGACGCACCGATGGACGTCCTCGTGCGCGACGGGGTGATCGCGGAGATCGCCCAGCCCGGCCTGGCGGTCGTCCCCGACGGCGCCGAGGAGATCGACGGGACCGGCCGCCACCTGTTCCCGGCGTTCGTCGACCCGCACGTGCACCTGCGCACCCCCGGGCAGGAGCACAAGGAGGACCTCGACACCGGCACCCGCTCCGGTGCCGCGGGCGGCTACTGCGCGCTCGTCTGCATGCCGAACACCACGCCGGTCCTCGACAGCGCCCCGCTGCTGCGGTCGCTGCGCGAGGAGGCGGCGCGGCACGCGCGGATCCCGGTCGGCGTGATGCCCGCGATCACGCGGAACATGGAGGGCCACGAGCTCACCGACATGGCCGAGCTGCGCGAGGAGGGCGCGGTCGGGTTCACCGACGACGGCCGGCCGGTCGTCAGCGCCGGGATGCTCCGCAAGGCGCTGCGGTACCAGAAGCTCTGCGGTGGCGTGATCGCGCTGCACGAGGAGGACCCGACCCTGAGCGCGGGCGGCTCGATGCGCGAGGGCGCGGTCAGCGCGTTGCTCGGCGTCGGCGGCATCCCGTCGATCTCGGAGTCGACGATGGTCGCGCGCGACTGCGCGATCGCCGGCTACGAGGGCGCGCGCGTGCACATGCAGCACCTCAGCTCGATCGACTCGGTCCGCGCGATCCGCGACGCGAAGGCCCGCGGCGTGCAGGTCACCTGCGAGGCGTCGCCGCACCACCTCTGCCTCACCGACGAGAGCATCCGCGAGTCGCTGGACACCGCCAAGAAGATGAACCCGCCGCTGGGGACCGAGGAGGACCGCCAGGCGCTGATCGCCGGACTGCTCGACGGCACGGTGGACTGCATCGCCACCGACCACGCGCCGCACGCCCGGGACGAGAAGGAGGTCCCGTTCGAGCAGGCGCCGATGGGCACGACCGGCCTGGAGACCGCGTTCGCCTCGGTCTACACCGACCTCGTGCTGCCCGGGGTGCTGCCGCTCGCGCTCGTCGTCGAGAAGCTCACCAGCGGCCTCGCGCTGCTGGACCTGCTCACCCCGCGCGTGGAGGTCGGCGCCCCCGCCAACCTCACGCTGCTCGACCTCGCGCAGGAGTGGACCGTGGGAGAGCACGGCTACCACTCCCGCTCGGCCAACAACTGCTTCGCCGGACGCCGCCTGCACGGTCGCGTCCTGCTGACCGTCGCCGCCGGCGCGGTCGTCCACCGGACCCCGGAGACCACCAGCTCGTGA
- a CDS encoding ribonuclease Z — protein MDLSLHFAGTAGSVPTARRGLPATLLRAGGDRILFDCGEGTQRQLIRSVGLVELDAIFLTHHHIDHWLGLPGLFKSFDLRDRDRELLLYGPPGTAALLQSVRPTYGRLGYPLTITDLEAGDVLEWDGYEIEAFNVKHRGRAFGYAIVEEDRPGRFDAERAVALGVRPGPDFGRLQAGETVDGVTPDQVIGEDRRGRRIVLSGDTRPCDAVRAHAAGADLLVHESTFLHEDLARAGETGHTTARQAAELAAEADVGLLALTHVSQRYHPRALREEARAVFARTELPRDHDHVVVPFPEKGPPELVRPARPEPATPQETAA, from the coding sequence GTGGACCTCTCCCTGCACTTCGCCGGCACGGCCGGCTCCGTCCCGACCGCGCGGCGCGGGCTGCCCGCGACGCTGCTGCGCGCCGGCGGTGACCGCATCCTGTTCGACTGCGGCGAGGGCACCCAGCGCCAGCTGATCCGCTCGGTCGGGCTCGTCGAGCTCGACGCGATCTTCCTCACCCACCACCACATCGACCACTGGCTGGGCCTGCCCGGTCTGTTCAAGTCGTTCGACCTGCGCGACCGCGACCGCGAGCTGCTCCTCTACGGCCCGCCCGGGACCGCCGCGCTGCTGCAGTCCGTGCGTCCCACCTACGGGCGCCTCGGCTACCCGCTGACGATCACCGACCTCGAGGCGGGCGACGTCCTGGAGTGGGACGGCTACGAGATCGAGGCGTTCAACGTCAAGCACCGCGGGCGCGCGTTCGGCTACGCGATCGTCGAGGAGGACCGCCCCGGCCGGTTCGACGCCGAGCGCGCGGTCGCCCTGGGCGTGCGGCCCGGGCCCGACTTCGGGCGGCTGCAGGCGGGGGAGACCGTGGACGGCGTGACGCCCGACCAGGTGATCGGCGAGGACCGTCGCGGCCGGCGGATCGTGCTCAGCGGCGACACGCGGCCGTGCGACGCGGTCCGGGCGCACGCCGCCGGGGCCGACCTGCTCGTGCACGAGTCGACGTTCCTGCACGAGGACCTCGCGCGCGCGGGCGAGACCGGTCACACCACCGCCCGGCAGGCCGCCGAGCTGGCGGCCGAGGCGGACGTCGGCCTGCTCGCGCTCACGCACGTCTCGCAGCGCTACCACCCGCGCGCGCTGCGCGAGGAGGCGCGCGCGGTGTTCGCGCGCACCGAGCTGCCGCGCGACCACGACCACGTCGTCGTCCCGTTCCCCGAGAAGGGGCCGCCCGAGCTCGTCCGCCCGGCGCGCCCCGAGCCCGCCACGCCCCAGGAGACCGCCGCATGA
- the mscL gene encoding large conductance mechanosensitive channel protein MscL: protein MVKGFKEFLMRGNVIDLAVAVIIGAAFGAVVKAFADDFIGGLIGVIGGTPNFDTAGIEIGDGKIIIGTTITALINFVIVAAVIYFVIVLPMKTLAERGKKADSDSPAPTDETVLLTEIRDLLKAQQERGL, encoded by the coding sequence ATGGTCAAGGGTTTCAAGGAGTTCCTGATGCGCGGCAACGTCATCGACCTCGCCGTCGCGGTCATCATCGGGGCCGCGTTCGGCGCCGTCGTCAAGGCGTTCGCCGACGACTTCATCGGTGGCCTGATCGGCGTCATCGGCGGCACCCCGAACTTCGACACCGCGGGGATCGAGATCGGTGACGGCAAGATCATCATCGGCACCACGATCACGGCGCTGATCAACTTCGTGATCGTCGCCGCCGTCATCTACTTCGTCATCGTCCTGCCGATGAAGACGCTCGCCGAGCGCGGCAAGAAGGCCGACAGCGACTCGCCGGCCCCCACCGACGAGACCGTCCTGCTCACGGAGATCCGCGACCTCCTCAAGGCCCAGCAGGAGCGCGGCCTGTAG
- the pyrR gene encoding bifunctional pyr operon transcriptional regulator/uracil phosphoribosyltransferase PyrR, whose protein sequence is MPHPQKVVLDGDAMRRTLVRIAHEIVEKHGEPDRLAIVGIHRRGAVLAARLQRLLADLLDADVPLGELDISFYRDDVATRDGGPVILASKIDFPMEGRSVVIVDDVLFTGRTVRAAIEALFDYGRPARVQLAVLADRGHRELPIRPDYVGKNLPTARSERVNVAVEELDGHDGVTITTEDPS, encoded by the coding sequence ATGCCGCACCCGCAGAAGGTCGTCCTCGACGGCGACGCCATGCGCCGCACGCTCGTGCGGATCGCCCACGAGATCGTCGAGAAGCACGGCGAGCCCGACCGGCTCGCGATCGTCGGGATCCACCGTCGGGGCGCCGTCCTCGCCGCCCGGCTGCAGCGCCTGCTCGCCGACCTGCTCGACGCCGACGTCCCGCTCGGCGAGCTCGACATCAGCTTCTACCGCGACGACGTCGCCACGCGCGACGGCGGCCCCGTCATCCTCGCGTCGAAGATCGACTTCCCGATGGAGGGCCGCAGCGTCGTCATCGTCGACGACGTCCTCTTCACCGGGCGCACGGTCCGCGCCGCGATCGAGGCGCTGTTCGACTACGGGCGCCCCGCGCGCGTGCAGCTCGCGGTCCTCGCCGACCGCGGCCACCGCGAGCTGCCGATCCGCCCCGACTACGTCGGGAAGAACCTGCCGACCGCGCGCAGCGAGCGCGTGAACGTCGCCGTCGAGGAGCTCGACGGCCACGACGGCGTCACGATCACCACGGAGGACCCCTCATGA
- a CDS encoding PASTA domain-containing protein, whose product MTEPTRVQPPPERRFSTLGLVLTGAAGFLVGILLVAALGGAKGRSTETVTVARTTTVTRTVPGPVTNGGTVIVTTAVPDVVGQPLDVARQRLERSGFDTDVEGGGLFGVIEESNWQVVEQSPQPGGQLEQGSTVQVAIERR is encoded by the coding sequence ATGACCGAGCCGACCCGCGTGCAGCCGCCCCCGGAGCGGCGCTTCTCGACGCTCGGGCTCGTGCTCACCGGCGCGGCGGGGTTCCTCGTCGGGATCCTGCTCGTCGCCGCGCTGGGCGGGGCGAAGGGCCGGTCGACCGAGACGGTCACGGTCGCGCGCACGACGACCGTCACGCGGACGGTGCCCGGGCCGGTGACCAACGGCGGCACGGTGATCGTCACGACCGCGGTCCCCGACGTCGTCGGCCAGCCGCTGGACGTCGCCCGCCAGCGGCTCGAGCGCTCCGGGTTCGACACCGACGTCGAGGGCGGCGGGCTGTTCGGGGTCATCGAGGAGTCCAACTGGCAGGTCGTCGAGCAGTCGCCGCAGCCGGGCGGCCAGCTCGAGCAGGGCTCGACCGTCCAGGTCGCGATCGAACGTCGCTGA
- a CDS encoding group I intron-associated PD-(D/E)XK endonuclease, which yields MDTRTAGDVAEAAVLHALTAAGLVVLTPFGRFGPYDLVVETAPGTFVRVQVKSGRIRNGCVEFNCCGTDHGRGVGSYAGRADVFAVHVHATGEQFVVPVAQARATRMYLRLTHPANNQVRGVRFARDHRLQDWVLRQCEQGRVDA from the coding sequence ATGGACACTCGCACCGCCGGTGACGTCGCGGAGGCCGCGGTCCTGCACGCGCTCACGGCGGCCGGGCTGGTCGTGCTCACGCCGTTCGGCCGGTTCGGCCCGTACGACCTCGTGGTCGAGACGGCGCCCGGCACCTTCGTCCGCGTCCAGGTGAAGTCCGGGCGGATCCGCAACGGCTGCGTCGAGTTCAACTGCTGCGGGACGGACCACGGCCGGGGCGTCGGGTCCTACGCAGGCCGGGCGGACGTGTTCGCCGTGCACGTGCACGCGACCGGCGAGCAGTTCGTCGTGCCGGTGGCGCAGGCGCGGGCCACCAGGATGTACCTGCGCCTCACGCACCCGGCCAACAACCAGGTCCGCGGCGTCCGCTTCGCGCGCGACCACCGACTCCAGGACTGGGTCCTGCGTCAGTGCGAGCAGGGCCGGGTCGACGCGTGA
- a CDS encoding class I SAM-dependent methyltransferase codes for MPSPSPDVRERVLAHPAWYHTLELAPDLVTPGFCDLRPFAPEALPASTAGLRCLDVGTFDGFWAFELERRGAASVHTLDLPDGTQADWPPNTRALNLADTEASGLQWGTGFLLAHEALGSSVQRVLGTVYELEQAWTDGPVDLVLCGTILQHLRDPVGALERMVDVLAPGGELLMIEAYSVPLTRRHPRRAVAEYRPIVPGSRYTWWLGNLATLRGYAATVGLEPIGDGRPVTHRPLRGAGKGDHVARLRFRKPAA; via the coding sequence GTGCCGTCCCCTTCCCCCGACGTCCGCGAGCGCGTCCTCGCCCATCCGGCCTGGTACCACACGCTCGAGCTCGCGCCCGACCTCGTCACGCCCGGCTTCTGCGACCTGCGCCCGTTCGCGCCCGAGGCGCTGCCCGCCTCGACGGCGGGCCTGCGCTGCCTGGACGTCGGCACCTTCGACGGCTTCTGGGCGTTCGAGCTCGAGCGGCGGGGGGCCGCGTCGGTGCACACGCTCGACCTGCCGGACGGCACGCAGGCGGACTGGCCGCCGAACACGCGGGCGCTGAACCTCGCCGACACGGAGGCGTCCGGCCTGCAGTGGGGCACCGGCTTCCTGCTCGCGCACGAGGCGCTCGGCTCGTCGGTGCAGCGCGTGCTCGGCACGGTCTACGAGCTCGAGCAGGCGTGGACCGACGGCCCGGTGGACCTCGTGCTGTGCGGGACGATCCTGCAGCACCTGCGCGACCCCGTCGGCGCGCTGGAGCGGATGGTCGACGTGCTCGCCCCCGGCGGCGAGCTGCTGATGATCGAGGCGTACTCGGTGCCGCTCACGCGTCGCCATCCCCGTCGCGCGGTCGCCGAGTACCGGCCGATCGTGCCCGGCTCGCGCTACACGTGGTGGCTGGGCAACCTCGCGACGCTGCGCGGCTACGCGGCGACCGTCGGCCTCGAGCCGATCGGCGACGGCAGGCCCGTCACCCACCGGCCGCTGCGCGGCGCCGGCAAGGGCGACCACGTCGCCCGCCTGCGGTTCCGCAAGCCCGCCGCCTAG